Proteins from a genomic interval of Benincasa hispida cultivar B227 chromosome 7, ASM972705v1, whole genome shotgun sequence:
- the LOC120082000 gene encoding inorganic phosphate transporter 2-1, chloroplastic, producing the protein MSLAHCLFSTSRKITKSSSSSSSSSSSSSSSSSNPHSQILKNRPNLFFLQNHILNKHSYLTYKPHQFSSISKFQHPFAGISSFAEAGGEGKQEIIQFSQNHEQQKANEEEELPGIAQTFHISSRTATAIITCIAFSALSFPLFMKSLGQGFALKTKILSYVTLLFGFYMAWNIGANDVANAMGTSVGSGALTLRQAVVMAAVLEFSGALLMGTHVTSTMQNGILVAGVFQGKDMLHFAGLLSSLAAAGSWLQIASYYGWPVSTTHCIVGSMVGFGLVYGGAGAVFWGSLARVASSWVISPLIGALVSFLVYKCIRRFVYSAKNPGQAAAAAAPILVFLGVTGISFVSFPLSKNLKWAAVQAVAFGTVGAFLVDKLIQGQLGHLLNKAASSSKKTDESMIEGKNIGFLDDIAGPKGTQLEIVYGVFGYMQVLSACFMSFAHGGNDVSNAIGPLAAALSILHGSVGGAEIVIPIDVLAWGGFGIVAGLMIWGYRVIATIGKKITELTPTRGFAAEFAAASVVLIASKLGLPISATHTLVGAVMGVGFARGLNSVRAETVREIVLSWAVTIPVGAFLSVLYTWILTKLMSYIL; encoded by the exons ATGTCTCTCGCCCATTGCCTCTTTTCAACTTCCAGAAAAATCaccaaatcttcttcttcttcttcttcttcttcttcttcttcttcttcttcttcctcaaatcCCCACTCTCAAATTCTCAAAAATCGCCCAAATTTATTCTTCCTCCAAAATCATATTCTCAATAAACATTCTTACCTAACTTATAAGCCTCACCAATTCTCTTCTATCTCAAAATTCCAACACCCTTTTGCTGGGATTTCATCTTTTGCTGAAGCAGGGGGAGAGGGGAAGCAAGAAATCATTCAATTTAGTCAAAATCATGAGCAACAGAAAGCTAATGAGGAAGAGGAATTGCCAGGGATAGCTCAGACTTTTCATATATCTTCAAGAACTGCCACTGCTATTATAACTTGTATAGCATTTTCAGCTCTTAGTTTTCCACTTTTTATGAAGTCTTTAGGGCAGGGATTTGCTTTGAAGACAAAGATACTGTCATATGTAACTCTGTTGTTTGGGTTTTATATGGCTTGGAACATTGGAGCCAATGATGTGGCTAATGCTATGGGGACTTCCGTCGGCTCCGGTGCATTGACGCTCCGGCAGGCGGTGGTTATGGCGGCGGTTTTGGAATTCTCAGGGGCTTTACTTATGGGAACTCACGTGACTAGCACAATGCAAAATGGGATTCTTGTTGCGGGTGTGTTCCAAGGAAAGGATATGCTTCACTTTGCTGGATTGCTTTCTTCTTTGGCTGCAGCTGGTTCTTGGTTGCAG ATTGCATCATACTATGGCTGGCCCGTCTCGACGACGCATTGTATAGTTGGATCAATGGTTGGATTTGGTCTTGTCTATGGAGGAGCTGGTGCTGTCTTTTGGGGCTCACTGGCAAGAGTTGCTTCTTCATGGGTGATTTCTCCATTAATTGGAGCTCTGGTTTCATTCCTCGTCTACAAGTGCATTCGTAGG TTTGTGTACAGTGCAAAGAACCCAGGACAGGCTGCTGCTGCAGCTGCACCAATACTCGTATTCCTCGGCGTAACTGGAATATCATTTGTATCATTTCCATTAAGTAAGAATCTTAAATGGGCTGCAGTGCAGGCCGTTGCCTTTGGAACAGTAGGTGCATTTCTTGTCGACAAATTAATTCAGGGACAACTTGGCCATCTACTCAACAAAGCTGCTTCGTCATCGAAAAAGACCGATGAAAGTATGATTGAGGGTAAAAACATTGGGTTCCTTGATGATATTGCAGGTCCAAAGGGAACTCAGTTGGAGATAGTTTATGGGGTATTTGGATATATGCAGGTCCTTTCTGCTTGCTTCATGTCATTTGCCCATGGTGGAAATGATGTATCCAATGCAATCGGTCCGTTGGCAGCTGCATTATCCATACTTCATGGCAGCGTCGGTGGGGCAGAGATTGTCATTCCAATTGATGTTCTAGCTTGGGGAGGATTTGGAATCGTAGCCGGGTTGATGATATGGGGCTACAGAGTGATAGCAACCATAGGAAAGAAGATTACAGAACTCACACCAACAAGAGGATTTGCAGCAGAATTTGCTGCTGCTTCTGTGGTTCTAATTGCATCAAAACTTGGTTTGCCAATCTCAGCAACCCATACATTGGTTGGTGCAGTCATGGGTGTAGGCTTTGCAAGAGGACTTAACAGTGTTAGAGCAGAAACTGTAAGAGAGATAGTTCTTTCTTGGGCTGTGACAATTCCTGTTGGTGCTTTCCTTTCAGTTCTCTATACATGGATCTTGACCAAGCTTATGTCATATATTTTATGA